In the genome of Plasmodium yoelii strain 17X genome assembly, chromosome: 14, one region contains:
- a CDS encoding elongator complex protein 3, putative yields MDVRDDKLIGDNNKMKNNKLYNDYDINNLKNEINENHDEEDLNKNSSYIDDILNESSDGENIKDEKKGEKVDNENFFYINDVLKLNYPLEYEENKIYPKVYCYEPQNFEKFKKKLKNKNELRHYECYSSTMNEFFYKYNENYYDGILKNESFKKFAEELWSNRSNIKNETEYNELCIQLRKKYKVSPSKHQIGVALQHYYLKSLKNNGENNGENNGENNGYTDIINYNKNSGNGNVDDNNPNCAEKGSNTSDVSNQNNVDVDDATVEDNMNNEAMKKKEKKVKIVENNKENTSEDDDNEFVINKKGKDVKFTFENVNKMIIAKEMTNYKDLDKESVNFLQINKRKGVRSNSGVLVVTIITHPHKFSCKYDCHYCPNEPNQPRSYLSTEPAILRANQNNFDVICQFFNRTTTLVNNGHVADKIEVLVLGGTWSCYDVEYQHEFIRDIYYAANIYPILKNRRKKLSLKEEQEINEKSNCRIIGLTLETRPDQINKDELLRLRYYGCTRVQLGIQHVDDYILKKVNRQCTLNDCIRAIYLLKENGFKVDIHLMPDLPYSNVQKDIEMFKYVLMSTDLQADQWKIYPCEITPFTKIEKWYNNNEFKPYFETDKNLLISVILLVKKSIHPWIRLNRVIRDIPNPSIIAGNNITNMRQLIATEMNIRNIYCQCIRCKEIKNQELEKKNDSIFLKIYKYPTLGGDEFFITFQGKKLIKQHGKSKKEKKKQQKEQKKKKNELEKQKRNNLTECLPQKENIENIENIDNDDNCETDDFIGNLYNKPNEEKINNTENNINFLKNIPKNTPKNVLQNNYPNKYEKEEKNNEEEYDNAHSLLGFLRLRLRKENNYCKDRPFKCLENAALIRELHVYGSLLKHDDFKDELNFIQHKGLGKCLVLVAEIIAYSYKYKKMAIIAGVGTREYYKKLGYTKEETYMTKILNTKDMYKNYLLNINKIKENIIIYNYDLKHCLYLMHKEIPDISKYKRSEIQNLNEYINENIIQLGINDYMEYKNESTISTINVKNVLCVNKCNIISMFINTFNKIYKNIYFSKNKFFFNPYTVIFFSTTFFISMRLLKNRHHANM; encoded by the coding sequence ATGGATGTTAGGGATGATAAATTGATAGGAGATaataacaaaatgaaaaataataaattatataatgactatgatattaataatttaaaaaatgagatTAACGAAAATCATGATGAAGaagatttaaataaaaacagcTCATACATTGATGATATACTTAACGAATCAAGTGATggtgaaaatataaaagatgaaaaaaaaggagaaaaagTGGATAAtgagaattttttttatataaatgatgtTTTAAAACTAAACTATCCATTGGaatatgaagaaaataaaatatacccTAAAGTATATTGTTATGAACCACagaattttgaaaaatttaagaaaaaattaaaaaataaaaatgaactgAGACATTATGAATGTTATTCTTCTACAATGAATgagtttttttataaatataatgaaaattattatgatgGCATTTTGAAAAATGAATCCTTTAAAAAATTTGCAGAAGAATTGTGGTCAAATAGAtccaatataaaaaatgaaacagaATATAATGAGTTATGTATTCAACTacgtaaaaaatataaagtcaGTCCTTCGAAGCATCAAATTGGTGTTGCTTTGcaacattattatttgaaaTCGTTGAAAAATAACGGAGAAAATAACGGAGAAAATAACGGAGAAAATAACGGATACACcgatataattaattataacaaaaatagTGGGAATGGGAATGTAGATGATAATAATCCCAATTGCGCTGAAAAAGGATCCAATACATCGGATGTTTCAAACCAAAACAACGTAGATGTTGATGATGCAACGGTGGAagataatatgaataatgaagcaatgaaaaaaaaagaaaaaaaagtaaaaatagttgaaaataataaagaaaatactaGCGAGGATGATGATAACGAATTTGTTATAAACAAAAAGGGAAAGGATGTAAAGTTCACttttgaaaatgttaacAAAATGATAATTGCAAAAGAAATGACAAATTATAAAGATTTAGATAAAGAAAGtgtaaattttttacaaataaataaaagaaaaggaGTACGATCCAATAGTGGTGTTTTAGTTGTTACTATAATTACTCACCCCCATAAATTTAGTTGCAAATATGATTGTCATTATTGCCCAAATGAACCTAATCAACCTCGATCTTATCTATCAACTGAACCAGCTATATTAAGAGcgaatcaaaataattttgatgtGATATGCCAATTTTTTAACAGAACTACAACACTAGTAAATAATGGGCATGTTGCTGATAAAATAGAAGTGTTAGTATTAGGTGGTACATGGAGTTGTTATGATGTAGAATATCAGCATGAATTTATTCgggatatatattatgctgctaatatatatccaatattaaaaaataggagaaaaaaattaagtttAAAAGAAGAGcaagaaataaatgaaaaaagcaATTGTAGAATCATTGGCTTAACATTAGAAACACGACCAGATCAAATTAATAAAGATGAATTACTCAGATTAAGATATTATGGATGTACTAGAGTTCAATTGGGTATACAACATGTTgatgattatattttaaaaaaagttaatCGACAATGTACATTAAATGATTGTATAAGggcaatatatttattaaaagaaaatggaTTTAAAGTAGATATACATTTAATGCCAGATTTACCATATTCAAATGTGCAAAAAGATATTGAAATgtttaaatatgtattaatgtCAACAGATTTACAAGCTGATCAATGGAAAATATATCCATGTGAAATTACTCCATTTActaaaatagaaaaatggtataacaataatgaatttaaaccATATTTTGAAActgataaaaatttattaattagtGTAATACTTTTAGTTAAAAAATCAATACATCCATGGATACGACTAAATAGGGTTATTAGAGATATTCCAAATCCATCTATTATTGCTGGGAATAATATTACAAATATGAGGCAATTAATAGCAACTGAAATGAATATAAGAAATATTTATTGCCAATGTATTAGAtgtaaagaaataaaaaaccaagaacttgaaaaaaaaaatgattcaatttttttaaaaatatataaatatccaACTTTAGGAGGAgatgaattttttataacatttcAAGGTAAGAAACTGATAAAACAACATGGAAAAagtaaaaaggaaaaaaaaaaacaacaaaaagaacaaaaaaaaaaaaaaaatgaactggaaaaacaaaaaagaaataacTTAACAGAATGTTTGCCtcaaaaagaaaatattgaaaatattgaaaatatagataacGATGATAATTGTGAAACAGATGATTTCATTGGAAATTTATACAATAAACcgaatgaagaaaaaataaataatactgaaaataatataaattttttaaaaaatattccaaAAAATACCCCAAAAAATGTACTTCAAAATAATTAcccaaataaatatgaaaaagaagaaaaaaataatgaggAAGAATATGATAATGCTCACTCTTTGTTAGGATTTTTGAGACTTCGATtaagaaaagaaaataattattgtaaGGATAGACCATTTAAATGTTTAGAAAACGCAGCATTAATTAGAGAGTTACATGTATATGGATCTTTATTAAAACATGACGATTTTAAAGAtgaattaaattttatacaaCATAAAGGATTAGGAAAATGTTTAGTTTTAGTTGCTGAAATTATTGCttattcatataaatataaaaaaatggctATTATTGCAGGAGTTGGTACAAGAGAGTATTATAAAAAGTTGGGATATACTAAAGAAGAAACTTATATGaccaaaatattaaatacgaaagatatgtataaaaattatttattaaatataaacaaaattaaagaaaatataattatttataattatgacTTAAAACATTGCCTTTATTTAATGCATAAAGAGATACCTgatatatcaaaatataaacgAAGTGAAATTCAAAActtaaatgaatatattaacGAAAACATAATACAATTAGGAATAAATGATTATatggaatataaaaatgaatcaaCTATATCTACaataaatgtgaaaaatGTTCTATGTGttaataaatgtaatattataAGTATGTTTATAAAcacatttaataaaatttataaaaatatatactttagtaaaaataaattcttTTTTAATCCTTATACTGTAATCTTTTTTAGtactacattttttatttcgatGCGACTTTTAAAAAATCGACATCATGCAAATATGTAA
- a CDS encoding leucine-rich repeat protein has product MKIDHDLIKKKSEHNEGLMEDLEEISLHQLQIKKIEFINIHCRNLKILLLQNNLIEKIENLNQLKKLEYLNLALNNITVIENLEKCESLKKIDLTLNFIDINTIEKSINNLKKNENLKELYLMGNPCSSWKHFKHFIIFHLEHLEVLDGCDILVSDKIKSKQTIAIILKSLEEEKNKNDPNKSEQYDSINNRKKIYEEIEEEEIKNEAKNQETNKKEKEILSVYTDDGHIRQCNEGHYKFMFDEYSSNKYTFLKVYLPKYLCNSLIEVDINVNYVRCLIKKKLFQIKLNDPILTDCSKIYRKKYTGELSIKMKKKYYKKNTIFENEYIKDEQIYNSDATEVYLESSDTSSCSSDDSSISFFKNKKQTFKKKVNDNSIKYKLTDPNENKENFYIREKQTTYAQSIINQLPSLEKIPKPIS; this is encoded by the exons ATGAAAATTGATCAtgatttaattaaaaaaaaaagtgaacaTAATGAAGGTCTTATGGAGGATCTAGAAGAAATATCTTTACATCAGTTAcagattaaaaaaatagaattcATTAATATTCATTGTAGAAACTTAAAGATATTATTGTtgcaaaataatttaatcgaaaaaattgaaaactTAAATCAGTTGAAAAAACtagaatatttaaatttggCTTTAAACAATATCAcagttattgaaaatttggaaaaatgtgaatcattaaaaaag ATCGATTTAACCTTAAATTTTATTGACATTAATACTATTGAAAAATCCATAAataatctaaaaaaaaatgaaaatctTAAGGAATTATATTTGATGGGAAACCCATGCTCTAGTTGGAAACATTtcaaacattttattatatttcatttagAGCATCTTGAAGTGTTAGATGGTTGTGATATTTTAGTATCtgacaaaataaaatcgaAACAAACAATtgcaataatattaaaatctttagaagaagaaaaaaataaaaatgaccCAAATAAAAGTGAACAGTATGATTCAattaataatagaaaaaaaatatatgaagaaATAGAGGAAGAAGAGATAAAAAATGAGGCAAAAAACCAGGAAACAAACAAAAAGGAAAAGGAAATTTTGTCAGTATATACTGATGATGGACATATTCGCCAATGTAATGAAG GTCATTATAAATTCATGTTTGATGAATATTCaagtaataaatatacatttttgaaAGTATACTTGCCAAAATATTTGTGTAATTCCTTAATTGAAGTTGATATAAATGTAAATTATGTAAGgtgtttaataaaaaaaaagttatttcaaataaaattaaacgATCCAATTTTAACTGATTGTAGTAAAATatatcgaaaaaaatatactggTGAGTTAAgcattaaaatgaaaaaaaaatattataaaaaaaatacaatctTTGAAAACGAATATATCAAAGatgaacaaatatataatagtgaTGCTACTGAAGTCTATTTAGAATCATCAGATACTTCATCATGTTCTTCAGATGATTCATcgatttcattttttaaaaacaaaaaacaaaCTTTTAAAAAGAAAGTAAATGATAATTCAATTAAATACAAGTTAACTGAtccaaatgaaaataaagaaaatttttACATTCGAGAAAAGCAAACTACTTATGCTCAATCTATAATCAATCAATTGCCATCTCTCGAAAAAATACCCAAACCAATCTCATAA
- a CDS encoding NIMA related kinase 1, putative encodes MPSKYDDGENRLNEYEVIKKIGNGRFGEVFLVKHKRTQEFFCWKAISYRGLKEREKSQLVIEVNVMRELKHKNIVRYIDRFLNKANQKLYILMEFCDAGDLSRNIQKCYKMFGKIEEHAIVDITRQLLHALAYCHNLKDGPNGERVLHRDLKPQNIFLSTGIRHIGKITAQANNLNSKPIAKIGDFGLSKNIGIESMAHSCVGTPYYWSPELLLHETKSYDDKSDMWALGCIIYELCSGKTPFHKANNFAQLISELKKGPELPIKGKSKELNLLIKNLLNLSAKERPSALQCLGYQIIKNVTPSVGNRRDNSCTELSNTNNCKSIEPKSYISSQNALINKRTNEHERPSSCVSRQVSNTLNKDNFKYNKESNINSHTINGKYINKDDKIKIYDIEKEKMQREILEREKLERNRIEKETAQRKAMEIKILEKKQIERERMERIERDKKDRLERERIERERIERERIERERIERERIERERIERERVEKERAGRVERERLERERMQRIEKERIERLDREKMQQKIERAMMEKNRREKYFYKEREPSNSSTRVDSVKNGRTQPKNQTCSNNSYSRIKETYDHINNYKEYIYDNRKKNNYEDAYDKCGMNTYIKNNTGSGTLSNKNIHSYNSNGTRINNNYVASDCYSGYNNNSTISQYSNNCVDNVKFKNENNNNKYQINMSKNTQNHSRYNEDIDPGYRTPPYEMNYNDNKKSNISNNISANINNNVSNNVSSNIGNNISSNGSNSINNNSSNTHINNYNSGERTCRSSRISNVYFNDNARRSVSAIPHVNNNINRRKSSMQMFEDESYNKQNADESRSYKNLEKDREYLLEKRKLLLEKEKEIYELIKHSNNYNYSNMQRYERCENIGKTNDTSRRNKSLTVCMNDQAKRASYNSKRENDGEENDYVMKNRNIYTLKNLVHNNGDDIYDRKLYSCR; translated from the exons atgcCAAGTAAATATGACGATGGAGAAAATCGTTTAAATGAATATgaagtaataaaaaagattGGAAATGGAAGGTTTGGTGAAGTATTTTTAGTGAAGCACAAGAGGACACAAGAGTTTTTTTGTTGGAAAGCGATATCATATAGAGGCTTAAAAGAGAGGGAAAAATCGCAATTAGTTATTGAAGTAAATGTGATGAGAgaattaaaacataaaaatattgttagATATATTGATAGGTTTTTAAATAAAGcaaatcaaaaattatatatattaatggaaTTTTGTGATGCTGGCGATTTATCACGAAATAttcaaaaatgttataaaatgTTTGGAAAAATAGAAGAGCATGCTATTGTAGATATAACACGGCAATTATTGCATGCTTTAGCATATTGTCATAATTTAAAAGATGGGCCAAATGGAGAAAGAGTTTTGCATCGCGATTTAAAAccacaaaatatttttttatcaacaGGAATACGTCATATAGGAAAAATAACTGCGCAAGCTAATAATTTAAACAGTAAACCTATTGCAAAAATTGGTGATTTTGGATTAAGCAAAAATATAGGTATAGAAAGTATGGCACATTCGTGTGTTGGCACTCCATATTATTGGTCCCCCGAGTTATTATTACATGAAACAAAAAGTTATGATGATAAAAGTGATATGTGGGCTCTGGgatgtattatatatgaattatgtTCAGGTAAAACGCCTTTTCACAAAGCAAATAATTTTGCTCAGTTAATATCAGAGTTAAAAAAGGGGCCAGAATTACCAATAAAAGGTAAATCCAAAGaattaaatttgttaattaaaaatttgttaaatttaTCTGCAAAGGAAAGGCCTAGCGCTTTACAATGCTTAGGatatcaaataataaaaaatgttacaCCTTCTGTTGGTAATAGGAGGGATAACAGTTGTACAGAATTAagtaatacaaataattgtAAATCTATCGAGCCAAAAAGTTATATTTCTTCTCAAAAtgctttaataaataaaagaacaAATGAGCATGAACGACCATCGAGTTGTGTGAGTAGGCAAGTTAGTAACACATTAAATAaggataattttaaatataataaagaatCCAATATTAACTCTCATACcataaatggaaaatatataaataaagatgataaaataaagatatatgatattgaaaaagaaaaaatgcaAAGAGAAATATTAGAGAGAGAAAAATTAGAGAGAAATCGAATAGAGAAGGAAACTGCGCAAAGGAAGGctatggaaataaaaatattggaaaaaaaacaaattgaaAGGGAAAGAATGGAAAGGATTGAACGCGATAAAAAAGATCGATTAGAGAGGGAAAGAATTGAAAGGGAAAGAATTGAGAGGGAACGAATTGAAAGAGAACGAATTGAAAGGGAACGTATTGAGAGAGAACGTATTGAGAGAGAACGAGTCGAAAAGGAACGTGCAGGAAGAGTGGAAAGAGAGCGATTGGAACGGGAACGGATGCAAAGAATAGAAAAGGAAAGGATAGAACGCCTTGATAGAGAAAAAATGCAACAGAAAATTGAACGGGCGatgatggaaaaaaatagaagagaaaaatatttttataaagaaaGGGAACCCAGTAATAGTAGTACTCGTGTTGATTCTGTTAAAAATGGAAGAACGCAGCCAAAGAATCAAACATGTAGCAATAATAGTTATTCCCGAATtaaagaaacatatgatcatataaataattataaagaatatatatatgataatagaaaaaaaaataattatgaagaTGCATATGATAAATGCGGCatgaatacatatataaaaaataatacaggAAGTGGAActttatcaaataaaaatatacatagtTATAATAGTAATGGCACTcgtattaataataattatgttgCTTCCGATTGCTACAGCggttataataataacagtACTATAAGTCAATATAGTAATAATTGCGTAGATAatgttaaatttaaaaatgaaaataataataataaatatcaaataaatatgtcaaaaaatacacaaaatCATAGCAGATATAATGAAGATATCGATCCTGGTTACAGAACACCCCCTTATGAAATGAATTATAacgataataaaaaaagtaacaTTAGCAATAATATAAGTGCTAATATCAACAATAATGTAAGCAATAATGTAAGCAGTAATATCGGGAATAATATAAGTAGTAATGGAAGCAATAGTATCAACAACAATAGTAGTAATactcatataaataattataatagcGGTGAAAGAACCTGCAGAAGTAGCAGAATATCAAATGTATATTTTAATGATAATGCTAGAAGAAGTGTTAGTGCTATACCTCATGTAAATAACAATATCAACAGACGTAAATCAAGTATGCAAATGTTTGAAGATGAATCCTATAACAAGCAAAATGCTGATGAAAGTAGAAGTTATAAAAACCTTGAAAAAGATAGAGAATATTTACtcgaaaaaagaaaattactTTTGGAGAAAGAAAAGGAGATTTACGaactaattaaacatagtaataattataacTATTCAAATATGCAGAGATATGAAAG gTGCGAAAACATAGGAAAAACAAATGACACAAGCCGACGTAACAAAAGTTTAACAGTTTGTATGAATGATCAAGCAAAAAGAGCTTCTTATAATTCCAAAAGAGAGAATGACGGCGAAGAAAATGACTATGTTATGAAAAATCGAAATATTTATACCTTGAAAAATTTAGTTCATAACAACGGTGATGATATATATgatagaaaattatattcttgcagataa